One stretch of Juglans microcarpa x Juglans regia isolate MS1-56 chromosome 3D, Jm3101_v1.0, whole genome shotgun sequence DNA includes these proteins:
- the LOC121255817 gene encoding probable indole-3-acetic acid-amido synthetase GH3.1, which produces MAVDSAISSPLGPPACKKDAKALQFIEEMTRNADAVQERILAEILTRNAETEYLNRFKLNGATDRKTFKSHIPMVTYEDLQPEIKRIANGDRSPILSAHPISEFLTSSGTSAGERKLMPTIQEELDRRQLLYSLLMPVMNLYVPGLDKGKGLYFLFVKSETRTPSGLLARPVLTSYYKSEHFKTRPYDPYNVYTSPDEAILCADSFQSMYTQMLCGLIERKQVLRLGAVFASGLLRAIRFLQLNWNQLAHDIRTGTLSPKITDPAIKDRMVPILKPDPQLADFITRKCSEDNWEGILTKIWPNTKYLDVIVTGAMAQYIPTLDYYSGGLPLACTMYASSECYFGLNLNPMSKPSEVSYTIMPNMAYFEFLPHEPNANRFSSRDLPLKLVDLVDVEVGKEYELVITTYAGLYRYRVGDILRVTGFHNSAPQFHFVRRKNVLLSIDSDKTDEAELQKAMENASQLLKEFNTSVVEYTSYADTKTIPGHYVIYWELLVKDPDNSPSEEVLNQCCLEMEQSLNSVYRQGRVADNSIGPLEIRVVKNGTFEELMDYAISRGASINQYKVPRCVNFTPIMELLDSRVVSSHFSPSLPHWTPERRR; this is translated from the exons ATGGCTGTTGATTCTGCTATCTCATCGCCGCTTGGCCCACCGGCCTGCAAGAAGGACGCGAAGGCGCTCCAATTCATTGAGGAAATGACGAGAAATGCTGACGCCGTTCAAGAGAGAATCTTGGCCGAGATCTTGACCAGAAACGCCGAGACCGAATACCTCAACCGCTTTAAACTTAATGGCGCAACTGACCGCAAAACTTTCAAATCCCATATCCCCATGGTTACCTACGAGGATCTTCAGCCTGAAATCAAACGTATCGCTAATGGCGACCGTTCTCCTATTCTCTCAGCTCACCCCATTTCCGAGTTCCTCACCAG TTCTGGGACTTCAGCTGGAGAAAGAAAACTCATGCCCACGATTCAGGAAGAGCTGGATCGTCGCCAGCTACTATACAGCCTCCTCATGCCAGTCATGAACCT TTATGTGCCGGGTTTGGACAAGGGTAAAGGGCTATACTTCTTGTTCGTAAAATCGGAGACGAGGACACCGAGTGGCCTCTTGGCCCGCCCAGTGCTAACGAGCTACTACAAGAGCGAACACTTTAAGACTCGACCCTACGACCCGTACAATGTCTACACGAGCCCTGACGAGGCCATCCTTTGCGCCGACTCGTTCCAAAGCATGTACACCCAAATGCTCTGTGGCCTCATAGAGCGCAAGCAAGTCCTCCGCCTTGGTGCCGTTTTTGCCTCTGGCCTCCTCCGGGCCATCAGGTTCCTGCAGCTTAATTGGAACCAACTAGCCCATGACATCCGAACAGGCACCCTCAGCCCGAAAATCACCGACCCAGCAATCAAAGACCGTATGGTTCCTATCCTAAAGCCAGACCCGCAATTGGCAGATTTCATTACCAGAAAATGCTCGGAAGACAACTGGGAGGGCATTTTAACCAAAATTTGGCCCAACACGAAGTATTTGGACGTAATTGTAACGGGTGCTATGGCGCAGTATATACCTACGCTAGATTACTATAGCGGAGGATTGCCTCTCGCGTGTACAATGTACGCGTCATCGGAGTGCTATTTCGGACTTAATCTCAACCCAATGTCCAAACCGTCCGAAGTGTCTTACACCATAATGCCAAATATGGCCTACTTCGAGTTCCTACCCCACGAGCCCAATGCCAACAGGTTCAGTAGCCGTGACTTGCCTTTGAAACTCGTTGATCTTGTGGACGTGGAAGTCGGGAAGGAGTATGAGCTAGTGATCACTACCTACGCCGGGCTTTACAGGTACAGAGTCGGAGACATTCTTCGCGTCACCGGTTTCCACAACTCGGCCCCACAGTTCCACTTCGTGAGGAGGAAGAACGTGTTGCTCAGCATCGACTCCGACAAGACCGACGAGGCGGAGTTGCAAAAGGCCATGGAGAACGCCTCTCAGCTCCTCAAGGAGTTCAACACCAGCGTCGTCGAGTACACGAGCTACGCCGACACGAAAACGATCCCGGGTCACTACGTGATATATTGGGAGCTCTTGGTGAAGGACCCTGACAACTCGCCGAGTGAGGAGGTACTGAATCAATGTTGTTTGGAGATGGAGCAATCTCTCAACTCGGTGTACCGACAAGGCCGAGTGGCGGACAACTCGATTGGGCCGCTGGAAATACGCGTGGTAAAGAACGGGACGTTTGAGGAACTCATGGATTATGCAATCTCGAGGGGCGCGTCCATTAATCAGTATAAGGTGCCGAGATGTGTGAATTTTACTCCGATTATGGAGCTTTTGGACTCCAGGGTGGTCTCTTCACATTTCAGCCCAAGTTTGCCACATTGGACCCCGGAAAGGAGACGGTAA
- the LOC121255926 gene encoding putative pumilio homolog 8, chloroplastic: MEKGEKEASDFQCFMPDQKPIDPSSISQRESHRLVVADSLENHNDGNRSSGNSLHQKTTIINPRVQTRPISQNQNPTTGSVNFQDAISGMDLNPGLNYETLLEQGLETSLSRLSLSTPSHQSWFLAPPASREDAWCGSTTGPSLGNGFDDNYVMAGGLAPSTHAQEWQGQQYLEKLREQHLQSMRIHSAVMGHMAYDTRPRGVPLILSNDYGLSSSRPSFANYEHRNLSGAGPSFGTGKNQSASSSSSNINNVFDWPSSPTLTMCGRQSADTMSYDYPIWPSSPSCNGIRFDYNFQSRGISSNGLRSAGILSLQPSQQRPTSYPSMEELNGQLLSVAKDRSWPGYAFFQKKFEKWSDDLHALMVHPRNSHHVQKRFEESSGEQLTEILLALISNEQKLKYTCTDSQGSRSMQKLLEHLTPEHIYLVKWAIRNLTVALAKSSSGQFVIKKCLELFPAQDNELITNEIAENCFDIATDRYGCCVMQECVNRAFGETRKRLVAKIAANALLLSEDPFGNFVVQHVIGQRMPRAAEAIHAQLEGRFLSLSMNMHGSHVVQKCLIEFGEQLSARIIRELTSIDPERFLSFLQDQWGNYVAQTAKAVSKGSVHQSLMDLIDHYRPLLQSHPHGKCVLAPTKGTTKGKQRRLIL; the protein is encoded by the exons ATGGAGAAGGGAGAGAAAGAAGCTTCAGACTTCCAATGTTTCATGCCTGATCAAAAGCCTATTGACCCTTCTTCTATTTCACAGCGGGAAAGCCACCGCCTTGTCGTTGCTGATTCCCTGGAAAACCACAATGATGGTAACCGTTCGTCTGGAAATTCCCTTCATCAGAAAACAACCATAATAAACCCTAGAGTTCAAACCCGCCCCATctcccaaaaccaaaaccccaCCACTGGGAGCGTTAATTTTCAAGACGCCATCTCGGGGATGGACCTAAATCCTGGTCTCAATTACGAGACCCTTCTTGAACAAGGCCTTGAAACTTCATTGAGTCGGCTAAGCCTATCAACTCCTTCTCATCAATCTTGGTTTCTTGCTCCACCGGCCTCTCGAGAAGATGCCTGGTGCGGTAGTACTACTGGGCCATCTTTAGGGAACGGTTTCGATGATAATTATGTAATGGCCGGAGGTCTTGCTCCTTCAACGCATGCACAAGAATGGCAAGGACAGCAATATTTGGAGAAGTTGAGAGAACAGCATTTGCAGTCGATGAGAATTCATTCTGCAGTGATGGGACATATGGCTTATGATACAAGGCCCCGTGGAGTGCCATTAATATTGAGCAATGACTATGGACTTTCGAGCTCCCGGCCAAGTTTTGCCAATTATGAGCACAGAAATTTATCGGGTGCGGGCCCAAGTTTTGGGACAGGAAAGAACCAGTCTGCGTCCTCTTCTAGCTCCAACATTAACAATGTGTTTGATTGGCCGTCTTCTCCAACATTAACAATGTGCGGAAGACAATCTGCAGATACAATGAGTTATGATTATCCTATTTGGCCGTCTTCTCCGAGTTGTAATGGGATTCGATTTGATTACAACTTCCAAAGTCGGGGAATTTCCAGTAATGGTCTGAGGTCCGCTGGGATATTGTCATTGCAGCCGTCGCAACAGCGTCCAACGTCGTACCCCTCAATGGAAGAATTGAACGGCCAACTGCTTTCGGTGGCCAAAGACCGAAGCTGGCCGGGGTATGCTTTCTTTCAGAAGAAGTTTGAGAAGTGGAGTGACGATTTGCACGCGTTAATGGTTCACCCGCGTAACTCTCATCACGTTCAGAAGCGTTTCGAAGAAAGCAGTGGAGAACAGCTGACTGAAATTCTTCTTGCTTTGATCAGTAATGAACAAAAACTAAAGTATACATGCACCGATAGCCAAGG AAGTCGGTCAATGCAAAAATTGTTGGAGCATTTGACCCCGGAGCACATATACTTGGTAAAATGGGCTATAAGGAATTTAACAGTTGCCTTGGCCAAGAGCTCGAGTGGTcagtttgtaattaagaagtGCTTGGAACTTTTCCCCGCCCAAGACAACGAG CTTATTACGAATGAGATAGCAGAGAACTGTTTTGATATTGCAACAGACAGATATGGATGCTGTGTAATGCAAGAGTGTGTCAATCGTGCTTTTGGAGAAACTAGGAAGCGTCTTGTGGCTAAAATAGCAGCAAATGCGCTACTCCTTTCAGAAGATCCTTTTGG gAACTTTGTTGTGCAGCACGTAATAGGGCAGAGGATGCCACGTGCTGCAGAAGCTATACATGCGCAGCTCGAAGGAagatttctttctctctctatgaACATGCATGGCAGCCATGTGGTGCAAAAATGCTTGATTGAATTTGGAGAACAGCTTTCCGCTAGGATTATTCGGGAGCTTACCTCTATTGATCCGGAACGTTTCTTGAGCTTTCTACAGGATCAATGGGGTAATTATGTTGCTCAGACTGCCAAGGCGGTTTCTAAG GGATCCGTCCACCAATCTCTTATGGATCTAATCGATCATTACAGACCACTTTTGCAAAGCCATCCTCATGGGAAATGCGTGCTTGCCCCAACCAAAGGAACAACCAAAGGAAAGCAGCGACGATTGATATTATGA
- the LOC121256314 gene encoding thioredoxin domain-containing protein 9 homolog, translated as MENAKVQEILEKQVLTVAKAVEDKLDDEISALDRLDMDDLDALRERRLQQMKKMAEKRSRWISLGHGEYSEIPSEKDFFAAVKASDRVVCHFYRDNWPCKVVDKHLSILAKQHIETRFMKINAEKSPFLAEKLKIIVLPTLALIKNAKVDDYVVGFDELGGTDEFSTEELEERLAKAQVIFFEGESSLNPRSGSQAPRSVRQSAKPDSSDSE; from the exons ATGGAGAACGCAAAGGTTCAAGAG ATTCTGGAGAAGCAAGTGCTGACGGTGGCGAAGGCGGTGGAGGACAAGCTGGACGATGAGATCTCAGCTCTAGATCGGCTGGACATGGACGATCTAGATGCGCTCAGGGAGAGGAGGTTGCAGCAGATGAAGAAGATGGCGGAGAAGCGGAGCCGTTGGATCTCCCTCGGCCACGGCGAGTACTCCGAGATCCCTTCCGAGAAGGACTTCTTCGCCGCCGTAAAGGCCAGCGACCGCGTCGTCTGCCACTTCTACCGCGACAACTGGCCCTGCAAG GTGGTAGACAAGCACTTGAGCATATTGGCAAAGCAGCACATAGAGACACgttttatgaaaatcaatgCCGAGAAAAGTCCATTCTTGGCTGAAAAGCTCAAGATCATTGTTCTTCCAACCCTTGCCCTCATAAAGAATGCCAAAGTTGATGACTATGTG GTAGGATTCGATGAGCTTGGTGGGACGGATGAATTCAGCACAGAGGAACTGGAGGAAAGGCTGGCTAAAGCTCAAGTTATATTTTTTGAGGGTGAATCATCACTGAATCCAAGATCTGGGTCACAAGCCCCAAGGAGCGTCAGGCAAAGCGCAAAGCCGGACTCATCAGATTCGGAGTAA
- the LOC121253989 gene encoding snakin-1-like, producing the protein MKLFFATLLLCSLLLSSSFLEPAMAQSGFCSNKCKDRCAKAAVQDRCMKYCGICCQQCKCVPSGTYGNKHECACYRDKMNAKGKPKCP; encoded by the exons ATGAAGCTCTTCTTTGCCACCCTGCTGCTTTGTTCTCTTCTCCTAAGCTCCTCTTTCTTGGAGCCCGCCATGGCTCAGTCAG GATTTTGCAGCAACAAGTGCAAAGACAGGTGCGCAAAAGCAGCGGTGCAGGATCGATGCATGAAGTACTGCGGGATATGCTGTCAGCAGTGCAAGTGTGTTCCTTCGGGGACTTATGGGAACAAGCATGAGTGCGCTTGCTACAGAGACAAGATGAATGCCAAGGGCAAGCCCAAATGCCCTTGA